One genomic segment of Sanyastnella coralliicola includes these proteins:
- a CDS encoding adenylate kinase, whose product MLNIVLFGPPGAGKGTQSLNLIEKYGLVHLSTGDIFRANIKGGTELGVLAKSYMDKGALVPDEVTIAMLESEVLKHEDPKGFIFDGFPRTTAQAEALSAFLSKHNTSITCMLALEVPEDELRDRLRLRAETSGRVDDADPKIIQNRIDTYNRETAPVADFYRGQDKYIGINGVGSIEDISERLFEAIDQTA is encoded by the coding sequence ATGCTGAACATAGTTCTATTTGGCCCTCCAGGGGCAGGGAAAGGCACACAGTCATTGAACCTGATCGAAAAGTACGGTCTTGTACACTTGAGTACAGGAGACATTTTCCGTGCGAATATCAAAGGAGGAACTGAGCTTGGAGTACTCGCTAAAAGTTACATGGATAAAGGCGCATTGGTGCCGGATGAGGTGACGATTGCCATGTTGGAGTCGGAAGTGTTGAAACACGAAGATCCAAAGGGATTCATCTTTGACGGATTCCCACGCACCACTGCACAAGCTGAGGCGCTTTCTGCTTTCCTTTCAAAACACAATACTTCGATTACGTGCATGTTGGCGCTTGAAGTTCCTGAAGATGAGCTTCGTGATCGTTTGCGCTTACGCGCGGAAACAAGTGGTCGTGTAGATGATGCTGATCCGAAAATCATTCAGAACCGCATCGATACCTACAACCGCGAAACAGCGCCAGTAGCTGACTTTTACCGTGGTCAAGACAAATACATCGGCATCAACGGTGTAGGAAGCATTGAAGATATTTCTGAACGTTTGTTCGAGGCGATCGATCAGACTGCTTGA
- a CDS encoding alpha-amylase family glycosyl hydrolase translates to MRLFTLIISLLLVLSTSAQTPVIQDSPGGVIDGINVLDPTRVVLQLHAPNKSTVHLIGDMTNWQVDDNYLLNVSNDGTKWWIELTGLQPGVQYRYQYLIDDVLAVSDPYATLILDPWNDGFIPDATYPDMIEYPWGQTDWPVSVFETSPEEYVWNDQGYQRPPQDRLVIYELLIRDWDDGQNYQDVLDRLDYLENLGITAVELMPVQEFDGNLSWGYNPGSYFAPDKYYGSETQLKRVIDECHQRGIAVIMDIVPNHSFGLSSLVRMYYDDSQGFWAPTAENPWHNTIATHPFNVGYDFDHSSTLVKDLWKRIFSYWIEEYHVDGYRIDLSKGLTQNNTGQDVGAWNAYDQGRVDILNEYGAHIWGEHPGTYVILEHFADNSEETVLANNGFMFWGDMNDSFGEAVMGYGGDLNWGAWTNRGWNWPNLVTYMESHDHDRLMFKNLNYGNANGGYDVKDLNTALQRMEMAFTFLLTMPGPKMIWQWGEYGYDVSIEDCGDGTLNSSCRTGEKPSYWNYLDDPARLELFKVVRALNNLKKNHDTFSTYNFNTDLGGSGKRMHLYNDNMDAVVVGNFDVFGFSMVPGFPHGGTWYDYFTGNSFEVNDLNAAFFFQPGEYHIYTDQPLATPDTDGNAPLFAAPGCTDPNANNYDPAADGDDGSCLYNLTMSVDMSEQVVDGAGVHVAGNFQGWDPSASLMTDNGDGTWELTIEIGAGQTLEYKYINGNAWGNEEVVPSDCGASDGFGGYNRAWITGANSESIPLHCFEACDACLLPAVNVTFNVDMSQQTVAPEGVHLAGNFQFWVPDADPMVDNGDGTWSYTVSMVPTAVIEYKFINGNAWGADESIPAECAVNDNRGFTVPESDVSIDIVCFGECEACAVIIVPGCIDPGAANYNENANEDDGSCVYNVTFQVDMSETSVLPEGLHLAGNWQGWDPTSILMVNQGNEIYTYTTTFPAGTYIEYKYVNGTDWSQAEAVPLDCGVPDGFNGYQRWFTTSGLEESIPLHCFSSCVACSGCEGTAGCIYAAAINYDPSASFDDGSCIFEGCMDAAAVNYNEMASQDDGSCVYGYDFCGPFTIWDAEQQLCVPDPSCPADLNYDLLINAADLLLFLSNFGTDCPD, encoded by the coding sequence ATGCGACTCTTTACACTGATCATCTCGCTTCTCTTGGTGCTTTCTACAAGCGCCCAAACTCCTGTTATTCAAGACTCACCCGGTGGTGTGATCGATGGAATTAATGTCCTCGATCCTACACGCGTTGTCTTACAGCTGCATGCTCCGAACAAATCAACGGTGCACTTAATTGGTGATATGACCAATTGGCAAGTCGACGATAACTACCTCTTGAATGTATCCAACGATGGTACGAAGTGGTGGATTGAATTGACAGGACTTCAACCTGGGGTTCAGTACCGCTATCAATACCTTATTGATGATGTACTCGCGGTTTCAGATCCCTATGCGACGTTGATTCTTGATCCATGGAATGACGGTTTCATTCCGGATGCTACCTACCCAGATATGATTGAATACCCTTGGGGTCAGACAGATTGGCCAGTGAGTGTATTTGAGACTTCTCCGGAAGAGTACGTTTGGAATGATCAGGGCTACCAAAGACCACCGCAAGATCGTTTGGTGATCTACGAGTTGCTCATTCGCGATTGGGATGATGGTCAGAACTACCAAGACGTATTGGATCGTCTTGATTATCTAGAGAATTTGGGGATTACAGCAGTTGAATTAATGCCTGTGCAAGAGTTCGACGGAAACCTTAGCTGGGGATATAACCCGGGCTCCTACTTTGCACCAGACAAATACTACGGTTCGGAAACCCAGCTAAAGAGAGTGATTGACGAGTGCCACCAACGAGGCATTGCAGTGATCATGGATATCGTTCCAAACCACAGTTTTGGCTTGAGTAGTTTGGTTCGCATGTACTATGATGATAGTCAGGGTTTTTGGGCGCCTACGGCGGAAAATCCTTGGCACAATACCATCGCCACCCACCCATTCAATGTTGGCTATGATTTCGATCACAGTTCCACGCTAGTGAAAGATCTGTGGAAACGAATCTTCAGCTACTGGATCGAAGAATACCACGTCGATGGCTACCGAATTGATCTTTCAAAAGGATTAACCCAAAACAACACCGGACAAGATGTAGGCGCGTGGAACGCTTACGATCAAGGAAGAGTAGATATTCTGAATGAATATGGTGCACATATTTGGGGAGAACACCCTGGAACGTATGTGATTCTTGAGCACTTCGCAGATAACAGTGAAGAGACCGTACTAGCCAACAACGGCTTCATGTTCTGGGGTGACATGAACGATAGTTTTGGCGAAGCCGTGATGGGCTATGGAGGAGACCTCAATTGGGGAGCTTGGACCAACCGTGGATGGAACTGGCCTAATCTTGTGACCTACATGGAGAGCCATGACCATGACCGTCTCATGTTCAAGAACCTGAACTATGGAAACGCCAATGGTGGTTACGATGTGAAAGACCTCAATACCGCTCTTCAACGAATGGAAATGGCCTTCACCTTTTTGCTCACCATGCCTGGGCCAAAGATGATTTGGCAATGGGGTGAGTACGGCTACGATGTGAGCATTGAAGACTGTGGTGATGGTACCTTGAATTCATCATGCCGAACAGGGGAGAAACCATCCTACTGGAATTACCTCGATGATCCGGCTCGACTCGAATTATTCAAAGTTGTGCGTGCATTGAATAACCTCAAGAAGAATCATGACACCTTCTCTACGTACAACTTCAACACTGATCTAGGGGGGAGTGGAAAGAGAATGCACCTCTACAATGACAACATGGATGCGGTGGTTGTAGGGAACTTCGACGTATTCGGATTCAGCATGGTTCCAGGTTTCCCTCATGGAGGTACATGGTATGATTACTTCACCGGAAACTCGTTCGAAGTGAACGACTTGAACGCCGCTTTCTTCTTTCAACCAGGTGAATATCACATCTACACAGACCAGCCACTAGCGACTCCAGATACCGACGGCAATGCACCGCTATTCGCTGCGCCGGGATGTACTGACCCTAATGCCAATAACTACGATCCTGCAGCTGACGGAGACGATGGTTCCTGTTTATATAACCTGACGATGTCAGTCGATATGTCTGAACAGGTTGTGGATGGCGCAGGCGTTCACGTCGCCGGGAACTTCCAAGGGTGGGACCCTTCTGCTTCTTTAATGACCGACAACGGAGATGGCACATGGGAGCTAACTATAGAAATTGGAGCCGGTCAAACACTGGAATACAAATACATCAATGGCAATGCCTGGGGGAATGAGGAAGTCGTTCCTTCTGATTGTGGTGCTTCTGATGGTTTCGGTGGCTACAACCGCGCTTGGATAACCGGAGCAAATTCAGAGTCTATTCCATTGCACTGCTTTGAAGCATGTGATGCTTGTCTTCTGCCCGCTGTCAATGTCACTTTTAATGTTGATATGTCGCAACAAACCGTAGCACCAGAAGGTGTTCACCTTGCTGGAAACTTCCAGTTCTGGGTTCCAGATGCTGACCCAATGGTTGATAACGGAGACGGCACTTGGAGCTACACTGTTTCCATGGTACCTACAGCCGTGATTGAATACAAATTCATCAACGGAAATGCTTGGGGTGCGGATGAGTCGATTCCAGCTGAATGTGCCGTCAATGACAACCGAGGGTTTACAGTTCCAGAGTCTGATGTGTCGATTGATATTGTTTGCTTCGGAGAGTGTGAGGCTTGTGCGGTGATCATTGTCCCTGGATGTATCGATCCTGGAGCGGCGAATTACAATGAGAACGCCAATGAAGACGACGGTTCATGTGTCTACAATGTCACCTTCCAAGTTGATATGAGTGAGACGAGTGTCTTGCCAGAAGGACTGCACCTAGCAGGTAACTGGCAAGGTTGGGATCCAACTTCCATTCTCATGGTTAATCAAGGGAACGAGATTTATACCTACACGACGACCTTCCCTGCGGGTACTTACATCGAGTACAAGTATGTTAACGGAACAGATTGGAGTCAGGCTGAGGCCGTACCGCTAGATTGTGGTGTGCCTGATGGCTTCAACGGATATCAACGCTGGTTTACAACTTCTGGATTGGAAGAAAGCATTCCGTTGCATTGTTTCTCTAGCTGTGTGGCATGTTCTGGATGTGAAGGAACTGCCGGTTGTATCTACGCGGCGGCCATTAACTACGATCCGAGCGCAAGTTTTGATGATGGTTCATGCATCTTCGAAGGATGTATGGATGCGGCAGCTGTGAACTACAACGAAATGGCTTCTCAAGATGACGGGTCATGTGTTTATGGTTACGACTTCTGTGGCCCGTTCACTATTTGGGATGCGGAGCAGCAGTTGTGTGTTCCTGACCCAAGTTGTCCGGCCGATTTGAACTACGATTTGCTCATCAACGCAGCCGATCTCTTGCTCTTCCTTTCGAACTTCGGAACGGATTGTCCGGATTAA
- a CDS encoding ELWxxDGT repeat protein, with product MKRLAILCTLLVSFYAQAQEVELVKNINTTATSSSHDPDPGVKWNDLYIYSGWSADGGREPWVTDGTEEGTQILLDILIGNGWSDPEDFSATSFGVFFRAQGTGTGEELYFTDGTPQGTILLGDFFLGGENGGASKVFELNGLGYFTTRTDEHPNGAIWTTDGTPEGTQFFKAFDEDENVGFANGFVHNETLYLSMLANNTGQELYKTDGTVDGTVLVKDIESGSSGSGPTNYFVYNDEVYFTCWNSNIGNELWKTDGTTEGTNEVDNVNPGSSSAVPNSFLIHDGLLYFSAQSTDGRNLWVTDGTAEGTTQLSFIDAWQPNVSDLVSFNGEVYFVAEDDDEGYLVWKSDGTTEGTEVVYNIYPDNDDDEADHLHVFNGDLYFRAEGPDNGNELWVVDGETLELNEWDLNPGDEGSFPFNFKEIDGKLYFGAADDFGYELWVSDGTEEGTEMLINVNPEEGSLNVSFLEQLGENIIWKAKEGSENFQLYVTDGTPENTSALTSLRGEYWSRIREMTIFDGYLFFNAEGNDFGQELWRSDGTPEGTFLYQDVNEGPSGGTFFRIRTVNDKLIFDSTFEGEKRLMVLDDANGTAVPLFDAWSGNDNIANIEVHNGEAYFSARDTDDFGSGDDLWKTDGTEEGTVKVYDFGTYDISPEKFFSANDQLWFFGEQYGTSSEWGLYKSDGTSEGTEFVQYHNLSGNNWGAFLLEGYQDLVLYTVFNTSVGRELYFSDGTSEGSGLVQSIAPGSDSPNILNLLPYDGVMYFTANNGANGTEIWRTDGTAIGTSMVTDILEGEASGVFDIFDGRPTIAEINGQLIFGGATEIGDYELFISDGTAEGSQLLLEINPYGSASPHNFFTAADKVYFTANDGIHGFELWKTDGTPEGTVMVDDINEGNSSSFPREYIEFGDHLYFQAYAKGADLELFRVDQRCLIAEINAPQLEFCVGDEGEFAVDVASAEGNIDTYEWNFSDETTLEGESVTKLFSQAGEISVELTMNTDQGCQSTLNLTVMVNETPVVSFFGPDEPLCLSSSYSPDNQTTGFNDNTEWLWEFGDDASAESQFPSHNYEETGVYEITLTASNGQCSTSLTQSQEVYAPEIEIETIIPSTCFGSDDAAIVVSATSILGEVTYSIDGTNYQSLGEFLGLEAGDLEVYFLDDYGCEISEVIDVPEPDPMDLDLSSSGDDGTTNGSIQASAEGGDGTYLYSIDGGANTNSTGIFEGLAGGTYTVWVTDGNGCTYEEEIDVEFVDSVKELGGLSWKIYPNPAQNEVYIEFNSSAPKALVLVDMLGRECWRGNVSSGQSIDLSVLRAGIYLMVLEGLTTKHISVID from the coding sequence ATGAAACGCTTAGCTATCCTCTGTACTCTCTTGGTCTCTTTCTACGCTCAAGCGCAGGAAGTAGAGCTTGTTAAGAACATCAATACCACAGCCACATCGTCTTCGCATGATCCTGATCCGGGCGTGAAGTGGAACGACTTGTATATCTATTCAGGTTGGTCCGCTGACGGAGGAAGGGAGCCATGGGTGACCGATGGAACAGAAGAGGGAACACAGATTCTTCTCGATATTCTCATCGGAAATGGATGGTCTGATCCAGAGGACTTTTCGGCCACCTCTTTTGGTGTGTTCTTCCGAGCACAAGGCACTGGGACTGGGGAGGAATTATACTTTACAGATGGCACACCACAAGGAACTATCTTGCTCGGTGATTTCTTTTTAGGTGGTGAAAATGGAGGTGCTTCAAAAGTCTTTGAATTGAACGGCCTTGGCTATTTCACCACTCGAACAGATGAACACCCGAATGGTGCGATCTGGACAACCGATGGAACACCAGAGGGTACGCAATTCTTTAAGGCATTCGATGAAGATGAAAACGTAGGGTTCGCCAATGGCTTCGTTCATAACGAAACCTTGTACTTGAGCATGTTGGCAAATAACACGGGCCAAGAGCTATACAAAACCGATGGTACGGTTGACGGAACGGTTTTGGTCAAGGATATTGAGTCAGGTTCAAGCGGTTCCGGTCCAACGAACTACTTCGTGTACAATGATGAGGTGTATTTCACTTGCTGGAACTCAAACATTGGAAATGAACTGTGGAAGACTGACGGAACCACAGAAGGAACCAACGAAGTAGATAACGTCAATCCAGGGTCGTCTTCAGCCGTACCGAATTCGTTCTTGATTCATGATGGATTGCTCTATTTCTCTGCCCAGTCCACAGACGGAAGAAACTTATGGGTTACGGATGGGACAGCAGAAGGAACCACACAGCTAAGCTTCATAGATGCTTGGCAGCCAAACGTATCTGACCTCGTTTCATTCAACGGAGAAGTGTACTTCGTAGCAGAAGATGATGACGAAGGCTACCTAGTATGGAAGTCTGATGGTACAACAGAAGGAACGGAAGTAGTCTACAATATCTACCCTGACAACGACGACGATGAAGCGGATCACCTTCACGTTTTCAATGGAGACCTGTATTTCAGAGCAGAAGGCCCTGACAATGGAAATGAGCTCTGGGTGGTCGATGGAGAGACCTTAGAGCTGAACGAATGGGATCTGAACCCAGGTGATGAGGGGAGCTTCCCATTCAACTTTAAGGAGATTGATGGCAAACTCTACTTCGGTGCCGCTGATGATTTCGGATATGAGTTATGGGTTTCTGATGGAACGGAGGAAGGCACCGAAATGCTGATCAATGTGAATCCGGAGGAAGGCAGTTTGAACGTGTCATTCTTAGAACAACTCGGTGAGAATATCATCTGGAAGGCCAAGGAAGGAAGTGAAAACTTCCAACTATACGTGACTGACGGTACGCCTGAGAATACGAGCGCTTTGACAAGTCTGAGAGGAGAATACTGGAGCAGAATTCGAGAGATGACCATCTTCGACGGATACCTATTCTTTAATGCAGAAGGAAACGATTTTGGCCAAGAACTCTGGCGATCTGATGGCACACCTGAAGGTACTTTCTTGTACCAAGATGTGAATGAAGGACCAAGCGGAGGAACCTTCTTCCGAATCAGAACAGTCAACGACAAACTCATCTTTGACTCTACTTTTGAAGGCGAGAAACGCTTGATGGTGCTCGACGATGCAAATGGAACAGCAGTTCCTCTTTTCGATGCGTGGTCAGGAAACGACAACATCGCTAACATTGAAGTGCACAATGGCGAAGCCTACTTTTCTGCGCGTGATACCGATGATTTTGGTTCAGGTGATGACCTCTGGAAAACAGATGGCACTGAAGAAGGTACAGTCAAGGTTTATGACTTTGGTACTTACGACATCTCCCCAGAGAAATTCTTCAGCGCCAATGACCAGCTATGGTTCTTCGGTGAGCAGTATGGTACGTCTTCAGAATGGGGATTGTACAAGTCTGACGGTACCAGCGAAGGAACAGAATTCGTTCAGTACCATAACCTGAGCGGCAACAACTGGGGGGCGTTCTTGCTCGAAGGCTACCAAGATCTTGTGCTCTACACGGTGTTCAATACCTCAGTAGGTCGCGAGCTTTACTTCTCTGACGGAACCAGTGAAGGAAGCGGATTGGTACAAAGCATCGCTCCAGGTTCTGATAGTCCAAACATCTTAAACCTCCTGCCTTATGATGGGGTGATGTACTTCACAGCGAATAACGGCGCAAATGGAACAGAGATTTGGAGAACTGATGGAACGGCGATCGGCACAAGCATGGTCACAGATATTCTTGAAGGTGAAGCCAGCGGTGTATTCGATATTTTCGATGGTAGACCAACCATTGCTGAAATCAACGGCCAACTCATCTTTGGTGGGGCTACTGAGATCGGTGATTATGAATTGTTCATTTCAGACGGTACGGCCGAAGGCTCGCAGCTATTGCTCGAGATTAATCCATACGGTTCAGCGTCGCCGCACAACTTCTTTACTGCCGCTGATAAGGTCTACTTCACAGCGAATGATGGTATCCATGGATTCGAATTGTGGAAGACTGACGGAACTCCCGAAGGCACAGTCATGGTCGATGATATCAATGAGGGGAACTCAAGTAGCTTCCCGCGCGAGTACATTGAGTTTGGCGATCACTTGTATTTCCAAGCTTATGCGAAAGGTGCAGATTTAGAGCTTTTCCGAGTGGACCAGCGATGTCTGATTGCTGAGATCAATGCGCCACAACTTGAATTCTGTGTGGGTGATGAAGGTGAGTTTGCCGTTGATGTGGCTAGCGCCGAAGGGAATATTGATACCTACGAATGGAATTTCAGTGACGAGACAACACTCGAAGGAGAATCAGTCACCAAGCTGTTTAGTCAAGCAGGAGAGATTTCTGTAGAGCTCACGATGAACACCGATCAAGGGTGTCAATCGACGCTCAACTTAACGGTGATGGTCAATGAAACTCCGGTGGTTTCTTTCTTCGGTCCTGATGAGCCGTTGTGTTTGTCTTCAAGTTATTCCCCAGATAACCAGACCACTGGGTTTAATGATAATACAGAGTGGTTATGGGAGTTTGGTGATGACGCTAGCGCGGAATCGCAATTTCCTTCGCACAACTATGAAGAAACGGGGGTGTACGAAATTACGCTCACCGCTTCGAACGGACAATGTTCGACTTCCTTGACGCAGTCTCAAGAGGTGTATGCACCGGAAATCGAGATCGAGACGATCATTCCTTCGACTTGTTTTGGAAGTGACGATGCCGCCATTGTTGTCTCAGCAACGAGTATCCTAGGAGAGGTGACCTATTCCATCGATGGAACGAATTACCAATCACTTGGTGAATTCCTGGGACTGGAAGCAGGAGACCTAGAAGTGTATTTCTTGGATGATTACGGTTGTGAGATTTCTGAAGTGATTGATGTGCCTGAACCTGATCCGATGGATTTGGACTTGAGTTCTTCAGGTGACGATGGTACTACGAATGGTAGTATTCAGGCTAGCGCCGAAGGGGGAGATGGAACCTACCTCTACAGCATTGATGGTGGAGCCAATACCAACAGCACGGGAATCTTTGAAGGATTGGCTGGAGGTACGTACACCGTGTGGGTTACTGACGGGAACGGTTGTACCTATGAAGAAGAGATTGATGTGGAGTTTGTTGATTCAGTGAAAGAACTTGGAGGACTTAGTTGGAAGATATATCCTAACCCGGCTCAGAACGAAGTGTACATTGAGTTCAATAGCTCTGCGCCAAAAGCTCTAGTGCTGGTTGATATGCTTGGAAGAGAATGCTGGAGAGGCAATGTTAGCAGCGGTCAGAGCATTGATCTGTCTGTACTTCGAGCAGGAATTTATTTGATGGTGCTTGAGGGATTGACCACAAAGCACATTTCTGTAATCGACTAG
- a CDS encoding T9SS type A sorting domain-containing protein, producing the protein MSKQLRSKLILLVCACVFVSTANAQDSMPIAEEVRYTQCVKFWEIPALKDLAEQHKNEPIAAPIKAPERKAWEAEIDQENALPQNGDPVRQTVYGTRSGATSWVNKPGMGGGFPPDPTGAAGPNHFVQAVNTSYRAYNLEGTPVMSSLNLNNLWPGEENLGDPIVMYDEFADRWFISQFKSNGILIAISQTPDPEGEFYGYEFNLAQFPDYPKYSVWSDAYYMTANAFVDNAVAFERDKMLAGDPSAGMIDMNFPNVPNGGFRSPLPADADGDLPPLGTPNYMFTLADDAWSGVSDDHIKVIEMDIDWDNPNNSTIQVVSEIETSAYDCVFTGPWNDIEQPNTNQRLDAVAMIFYYRAQYRRWVGYNTMVLCHVVDLGGLQAGIRWYELRDNDDGNWYLYQEGTFAPDDDESRFMASIAMDNQGNIGMAYSISGPNEFPGLRFTGRMADDPLGQMTYEEQVIIDGSGFQSGGNRYGDYAHMSVYGSRFWFTGEYLQNGSRRTRIFSFDLDGSTDINDLSGSDIDTQVYLSDPSTLQVKASNLPNSEEIVLDLFDIRGAIVSHDVLTPANAGFQRSLNVDGLAPGMYMVRFGNGKYQEVKKVQIN; encoded by the coding sequence ATGTCAAAACAACTACGCAGTAAGTTGATCCTTCTAGTGTGTGCTTGTGTATTCGTTTCTACCGCGAATGCTCAGGATAGCATGCCAATCGCAGAGGAAGTACGCTACACACAATGTGTGAAGTTCTGGGAGATCCCAGCGCTAAAAGACCTAGCGGAACAACACAAGAACGAGCCTATCGCGGCTCCGATTAAAGCGCCAGAGCGTAAAGCATGGGAAGCTGAAATCGATCAAGAAAATGCCCTTCCTCAAAATGGAGATCCAGTTCGTCAGACGGTATACGGAACACGTTCAGGAGCGACTTCATGGGTAAACAAGCCTGGAATGGGTGGTGGTTTCCCACCAGATCCAACAGGTGCTGCAGGTCCAAACCACTTCGTTCAAGCAGTAAACACGTCATACCGCGCATACAACCTTGAGGGAACGCCGGTGATGTCGTCTCTTAACTTGAACAACCTTTGGCCAGGAGAAGAAAACCTAGGTGATCCAATCGTGATGTACGATGAGTTCGCTGACCGTTGGTTCATCTCTCAGTTCAAGTCGAACGGAATCCTAATCGCTATTTCACAGACTCCAGATCCAGAAGGAGAATTCTACGGATACGAGTTCAACTTGGCTCAATTCCCTGATTACCCGAAATACTCTGTTTGGTCTGATGCCTACTACATGACAGCAAACGCTTTTGTAGACAACGCAGTAGCTTTCGAACGTGACAAGATGTTGGCAGGTGACCCTTCAGCTGGGATGATCGACATGAACTTCCCGAACGTACCAAACGGTGGTTTCCGTAGCCCACTTCCTGCAGATGCAGACGGTGATCTACCACCACTAGGAACACCAAACTACATGTTCACGCTTGCCGATGACGCATGGAGCGGTGTTTCTGATGACCACATCAAGGTAATCGAAATGGACATCGATTGGGATAACCCAAACAACTCTACGATTCAGGTAGTTTCGGAAATTGAAACGTCAGCTTACGATTGTGTATTCACTGGTCCTTGGAACGATATCGAGCAGCCAAACACAAACCAGCGTTTGGATGCTGTAGCGATGATCTTCTACTACCGTGCACAATACCGTCGTTGGGTTGGATACAACACGATGGTTCTTTGCCACGTTGTTGACCTCGGTGGCCTACAAGCGGGTATTCGTTGGTACGAGCTTCGTGACAACGATGATGGTAACTGGTACCTATACCAAGAAGGAACTTTTGCTCCAGACGATGATGAAAGCCGCTTCATGGCAAGTATCGCTATGGATAACCAAGGGAACATCGGTATGGCTTACTCAATCAGTGGTCCAAACGAATTCCCAGGACTTCGTTTTACAGGGCGTATGGCTGATGACCCACTCGGTCAAATGACTTACGAAGAGCAAGTAATTATCGATGGTTCAGGATTCCAGTCAGGAGGTAACCGTTACGGTGATTACGCGCACATGTCAGTTTACGGAAGCCGCTTCTGGTTTACTGGTGAGTACCTTCAGAATGGTAGCCGTCGCACACGTATCTTCTCTTTCGATCTAGACGGAAGTACAGACATCAACGACCTTTCTGGTTCAGATATTGATACTCAAGTTTACCTGAGCGATCCTTCTACTCTACAGGTGAAGGCGTCGAATCTTCCGAATAGCGAAGAGATTGTACTTGATCTCTTTGATATCCGTGGAGCAATCGTTTCTCATGATGTGCTTACGCCAGCGAACGCAGGTTTCCAGCGTAGCTTGAATGTAGACGGACTTGCTCCTGGAATGTACATGGTACGTTTCGGAAACGGCAAATACCAAGAGGTGAAGAAAGTTCAGATCAACTAG
- a CDS encoding ATP-grasp domain-containing protein: MKVDVTILTEAQYVQPEKTDWYIDQVLLEDRLVMEALERKGLSVQKKDWADPATDWGQTKVAIFRTTWDYFHRFPEFKQWIDSAGEQTTFVNAKEQILWNIDKHYMADLEKAGVRIVTSDFRQSKNASSYGSLNEWCSNVGGEQWVLKPTISGAARHTYKLSASNIAEHETIYRELLAQEDMMLQPFQYNIEKEGELSLMVMNGQYTHAIRKIAKAGDFRVQDDFGGSVHHHQASAEEIAFAEAAVAACELAPMYARVDMIKDNQGELALGELELIEPELWFREHPAAADVLAEGVMQLLGKL; encoded by the coding sequence ATGAAGGTAGACGTGACCATTTTGACCGAAGCGCAGTATGTGCAGCCTGAGAAAACTGACTGGTATATCGATCAAGTCTTGTTAGAAGATCGATTGGTAATGGAGGCACTGGAGCGGAAAGGACTCAGCGTTCAAAAGAAAGACTGGGCAGATCCTGCCACGGATTGGGGGCAGACCAAAGTGGCCATTTTCAGAACGACTTGGGATTACTTTCACCGTTTTCCGGAATTCAAGCAATGGATTGATTCGGCGGGTGAGCAAACGACCTTCGTTAACGCCAAGGAGCAAATCCTTTGGAACATTGATAAACACTACATGGCTGATCTCGAGAAAGCTGGTGTGCGTATTGTGACCAGTGATTTCCGCCAGTCAAAGAATGCCAGTAGCTACGGCAGTTTGAATGAATGGTGTTCAAATGTTGGTGGAGAGCAATGGGTGTTAAAGCCAACAATTTCTGGAGCGGCTCGGCACACTTATAAATTGAGTGCCTCCAATATTGCTGAACACGAAACGATCTATCGTGAATTATTGGCGCAAGAAGACATGATGCTTCAGCCTTTCCAATACAACATCGAGAAAGAAGGTGAGCTTAGTTTGATGGTTATGAATGGTCAATACACTCACGCCATTCGAAAGATTGCCAAGGCAGGTGATTTCCGTGTGCAAGATGATTTTGGGGGTAGTGTGCATCATCATCAGGCTAGCGCCGAAGAGATTGCGTTTGCAGAGGCTGCTGTTGCGGCGTGTGAACTCGCCCCGATGTACGCTCGTGTAGACATGATCAAAGACAACCAAGGCGAGCTAGCCTTGGGAGAGTTGGAGCTGATTGAGCCGGAGCTATGGTTCCGGGAACATCCTGCAGCAGCAGATGTTTTAGCTGAAGGTGTAATGCAACTGCTCGGAAAGCTTTAG